In Vibrio sp. NTOU-M3, the following proteins share a genomic window:
- a CDS encoding DUF3316 domain-containing protein, producing MIKAISLFSALLFSSMTVAGLSGHYSKIVNTDSVNGQVVASKDAALEAGRDMLMDINNKSPYELSKAVNYSANDKVDPNSFEVRNSTVSVKEIVTSEGEIAYQPVISVNYEYRARERN from the coding sequence ATGATTAAGGCAATAAGTTTGTTTTCTGCATTACTATTTAGCTCCATGACAGTAGCAGGATTAAGTGGACATTATTCTAAAATAGTAAATACAGACAGCGTGAATGGTCAGGTCGTGGCGTCTAAAGATGCTGCATTGGAAGCGGGTCGTGACATGTTGATGGATATTAACAACAAGTCACCTTATGAGCTTAGTAAAGCGGTGAATTACTCAGCAAATGATAAAGTCGACCCAAATTCATTTGAAGTAAGAAATTCTACAGTTTCAGTTAAAGAAATTGTAACTAGTGAAGGTGAAATTGCTTATCAGCCTGTCATCAGTGTTAATTATGAGTACAGAGCAAGAGAAAGAAATTAA
- a CDS encoding peptide MFS transporter — protein MWNKLNKSMMFCQAMFGLSFYGVMVILTRFFLEDLGYTEADTMMVVGAFSSIGPLFAIAGGFIADKFLGAYRSLTIAYGTFATGYTLLVLGASSTNVPMSLVGIALASYARGLMSPSYPSLYKRTFKTEEDFENGYPVNYSVNNIGALLGQYLFPMFVLAIGFNGSFGLSAIMAGLAFFTLVFFNKPLVSIGADIDKQPVGAKNWASFLVLSAAMIGLVFFMFSNMNIGKNIVYAIGAAAILYFISLMLKSEKAQALKMGTILIMTVLTTCFFVYYGQMMTSMTMVTINTMRGDLFGFIPIAPEASMAMNPLWCIVAGPVIAFVFSSLEKRGINFSTATKIGFAFIFTAIAFGILTMAVTNVGEEAIILPEVFLLIHFFQAFAEVIVGSLVVAFILSVAPKHIENFSVSLFSVAMALSGIVGAVFSTSIALEKGQQVTQQVVQTVYGDYFQLLTVLAVVMVAIALVCSFIIRKMLENAKHHEQPELKEANV, from the coding sequence ATGTGGAATAAACTCAATAAATCCATGATGTTCTGTCAGGCCATGTTTGGACTTTCCTTCTACGGTGTGATGGTTATATTAACTCGCTTTTTTCTGGAAGATCTTGGCTACACGGAAGCTGATACCATGATGGTTGTCGGTGCTTTCTCTTCGATTGGTCCCTTATTTGCAATCGCTGGCGGCTTTATCGCCGACAAATTTTTGGGTGCTTATCGCTCTCTGACTATTGCTTACGGTACCTTTGCTACAGGCTATACACTCTTAGTGTTAGGGGCATCGTCAACAAACGTCCCAATGAGCTTGGTTGGTATCGCATTAGCAAGCTACGCCCGCGGATTAATGTCCCCTTCCTACCCAAGTTTGTACAAGCGCACTTTTAAAACCGAAGAGGACTTTGAAAATGGCTATCCAGTTAACTATTCCGTCAACAACATTGGTGCGCTGTTAGGCCAATACTTGTTCCCGATGTTTGTACTAGCTATCGGATTTAACGGTAGTTTCGGCTTATCAGCAATCATGGCAGGACTGGCATTTTTCACTCTCGTCTTCTTTAACAAACCACTAGTAAGCATCGGTGCTGATATTGATAAGCAGCCTGTTGGTGCCAAAAATTGGGCTTCATTCCTTGTTCTATCCGCTGCGATGATCGGTCTGGTATTCTTTATGTTCTCGAACATGAATATCGGAAAAAATATCGTCTACGCCATTGGTGCAGCCGCTATTCTTTACTTCATCTCCCTGATGCTTAAGTCCGAAAAAGCTCAAGCACTAAAGATGGGTACGATTTTAATCATGACAGTGCTAACAACGTGTTTCTTTGTGTATTACGGCCAGATGATGACTTCGATGACCATGGTGACCATCAACACAATGCGTGGTGATCTGTTCGGGTTTATTCCAATTGCACCAGAAGCATCGATGGCGATGAACCCGCTTTGGTGCATCGTTGCCGGTCCTGTTATTGCGTTTGTATTTTCATCTTTAGAAAAGCGCGGTATCAACTTTTCAACTGCGACAAAAATCGGCTTCGCATTTATCTTTACCGCCATCGCTTTCGGCATACTAACCATGGCTGTAACTAATGTCGGCGAAGAAGCTATCATTTTGCCTGAAGTTTTCTTATTGATTCACTTCTTCCAAGCCTTCGCTGAAGTCATTGTTGGTAGTTTGGTGGTTGCATTTATCTTATCTGTTGCACCAAAACACATTGAGAACTTTTCAGTAAGCCTGTTCTCTGTGGCGATGGCATTGAGCGGCATTGTTGGCGCGGTATTCTCTACGTCTATCGCTTTAGAAAAAGGCCAACAAGTTACTCAGCAAGTCGTTCAAACAGTTTATGGCGATTATTTCCAATTACTCACTGTACTGGCAGTTGTTATGGTCGCCATCGCATTGGTTTGCTCCTTCATCATTCGTAAAATGCTTGAAAACGCAAAACATCACGAGCAGCCAGAATTAAAAGAAGCCAACGTTTAA
- a CDS encoding L-serine ammonia-lyase, with amino-acid sequence MLSIFDIFKIGVGPSSSHTNGPMLAGYQFTQLLSETLSKVYRIQVDLYGSLSLTGKGHHTDRAVILGLLGNKPDSIKMTSAKQALHSVLTNKKLPLAGAHTVDFVEESDLLFHSDNLPLHENGMTITAYDHLGSQLAFETYYSVGGGFIATAKELENDVSGTTVDVPYPFRSAEQMLQQAEEHGFSLGGMILQNEAVFQHQDEIDRKADQIWRVMSLCMQRGFETEGILEGGLNVTRRAPNLLKKLEANAAIENDPMEIMDWINLFAFAVSEENAAGGQVVTSPTNGAAGVIPAVLMYYHRFIKELDTKQLKDFLAVAGAIGILYKTNASISGAEVGCQGEVGVSSSMAAAGLTALRGGSNEQVCIAAEIAMEHSLGMTCDPIGGLVQVPCIERNAMGAMKAINASRMALKRTSKCLISLDKVIETMYQTGKDMNKKYRETSLGGLAVIHQGPPCE; translated from the coding sequence ATGCTCTCTATTTTCGACATTTTCAAAATTGGTGTAGGCCCTTCGAGCTCACACACAAATGGCCCTATGCTTGCTGGCTATCAGTTTACGCAATTATTAAGTGAAACCCTCTCAAAAGTCTATCGCATTCAAGTCGATTTATACGGTTCTCTTTCCTTAACAGGTAAAGGACACCATACAGACAGAGCGGTTATTCTTGGCTTATTGGGCAACAAACCCGACTCAATAAAAATGACAAGCGCCAAACAAGCATTACATTCTGTACTTACGAACAAAAAACTACCTCTCGCTGGCGCTCACACCGTCGACTTTGTTGAAGAAAGCGATCTGCTATTTCACAGTGATAATCTTCCATTACATGAAAATGGCATGACCATCACTGCCTATGACCACCTTGGTAGCCAACTCGCATTTGAAACCTACTATTCTGTAGGCGGTGGCTTTATCGCAACAGCGAAAGAACTTGAAAATGATGTGTCTGGCACCACTGTCGACGTCCCCTATCCTTTTCGCTCAGCAGAACAAATGTTACAGCAAGCTGAAGAGCATGGCTTTAGCCTTGGTGGCATGATTTTGCAAAACGAGGCGGTATTTCAACATCAAGATGAAATCGACAGAAAAGCCGATCAAATTTGGAGAGTAATGTCTCTGTGCATGCAGAGAGGGTTTGAGACCGAAGGTATTCTTGAAGGTGGACTTAATGTGACAAGGCGTGCCCCTAATTTACTTAAAAAACTGGAAGCAAATGCCGCCATCGAAAACGACCCGATGGAAATAATGGATTGGATAAACCTATTTGCCTTTGCCGTAAGTGAAGAAAACGCGGCTGGTGGACAGGTGGTGACATCACCGACCAACGGTGCAGCTGGCGTGATCCCTGCGGTATTGATGTATTACCATAGGTTTATTAAAGAACTCGATACAAAACAACTGAAGGATTTCCTTGCTGTCGCTGGTGCGATTGGCATTTTATACAAAACTAATGCATCAATCTCTGGTGCTGAAGTGGGTTGCCAAGGTGAAGTTGGTGTGTCGTCATCCATGGCAGCCGCTGGCCTTACTGCGCTTCGAGGTGGGAGCAATGAACAAGTTTGCATCGCAGCAGAAATTGCAATGGAGCACTCTCTAGGCATGACATGTGACCCAATTGGGGGGCTCGTTCAAGTGCCGTGTATAGAACGAAATGCCATGGGAGCAATGAAAGCAATTAACGCTTCTAGGATGGCATTAAAACGAACAAGTAAATGTCTAATATCGTTGGATAAGGTGATTGAAACCATGTACCAAACAGGGAAAGACATGAACAAAAAGTACCGCGAGACGTCATTAGGCGGACTTGCTGTTATCCACCAGGGTCCTCCTTGCGAGTAG
- a CDS encoding YdcF family protein — MEFDHVILVLGKRLVNSKLTKEGKARVESVFEHIHGHLTNQPLIIFCGGQWNGQVVSEALAMKDYFDTLCRLNKLSFPSNKLWVEERSTNTIQNFRNAANLLITQIDVSPSRTIEVKLASSEYHVERILEIQSLMKQQGLLSVFAEMCSKKSISVNVSPDVRNHILANYPYSIEESGLFLHIEKLTTYRVFLEGLVHSSHGHKGPDIENNVRQAVDSSIGLLREKKYESEYGSEFQALLTVFDNTGSKTPLSEVKGGLKLFHHTLTTLNRRLDPESRRLESVSTS; from the coding sequence ATGGAATTTGATCATGTCATTTTGGTATTAGGGAAACGTCTGGTGAATAGCAAGCTGACGAAGGAAGGAAAAGCTCGTGTGGAGTCCGTTTTTGAACATATACATGGGCATCTTACAAATCAACCACTGATTATTTTTTGCGGTGGTCAATGGAATGGTCAAGTGGTCAGTGAAGCCCTTGCAATGAAAGACTACTTCGACACGCTATGTAGGTTAAACAAGCTAAGTTTTCCGAGTAATAAGCTCTGGGTTGAAGAGCGATCGACCAATACCATTCAAAACTTTCGCAATGCGGCAAACCTACTCATTACTCAAATAGACGTTTCTCCCTCACGTACGATTGAAGTCAAGTTAGCTTCAAGTGAGTATCATGTTGAACGTATCTTAGAGATTCAGTCTCTAATGAAGCAACAAGGTTTGCTTAGTGTGTTTGCTGAGATGTGTAGTAAGAAATCGATAAGTGTGAATGTCTCACCGGATGTAAGAAATCATATCTTGGCGAATTATCCGTATAGCATCGAAGAGAGTGGCCTGTTTCTTCACATAGAAAAGCTGACGACTTACCGAGTCTTTTTAGAAGGGCTTGTCCATTCTTCGCATGGCCACAAGGGACCAGATATTGAAAATAACGTGCGACAAGCCGTCGATAGCAGTATTGGTTTATTGAGGGAAAAGAAGTATGAGAGTGAATATGGATCAGAATTCCAAGCTCTGTTAACGGTTTTCGATAACACAGGATCGAAAACACCTTTAAGCGAAGTCAAAGGTGGATTGAAGCTTTTTCACCACACTTTGACTACGTTAAATCGGAGGTTAGATCCTGAAAGCAGAAGGTTGGAATCAGTTAGCACTTCTTGA
- a CDS encoding DUF333 domain-containing protein: MKKAFLFAAVGAVTVLTGCANEPDEYEVKDYTSMANPAAVYCVQQGGELETVTENNERTTYCVFSEEDKIEQWEYYRNNHKQEEQTEQ, translated from the coding sequence ATGAAAAAAGCTTTTCTGTTTGCAGCAGTAGGGGCAGTAACAGTTTTGACAGGTTGCGCTAACGAGCCAGATGAGTACGAAGTAAAAGATTACACCTCGATGGCTAACCCTGCCGCAGTTTACTGTGTGCAGCAAGGCGGTGAACTTGAGACCGTAACAGAAAACAATGAACGTACAACGTATTGTGTATTTTCTGAAGAAGACAAAATCGAACAGTGGGAATATTACCGTAATAACCACAAGCAAGAAGAACAAACTGAGCAATAA
- a CDS encoding exopolyphosphatase, whose amino-acid sequence MSEKKFRLVTRSDFDGLVCAVLLKQLDLIEDIKFVHPKDMQDGKIEITSNDIVTNLPYVPLAYMVFDHHLSELLRNKEGHKNHIIDPDAPSAARVVWEYYGGTDTFPADWHEMMEAVDKGDSAQFNRDEVLDSTGWNLLNFLMDARTGLGRFREFRISNYSLMMDLIDYCKNHTIEEILQLPDVKERIELYREHENKFKDQILRCGTVYDNLVVLDLTGEEVIFAGNRFIIYALFPQCNISIHKLWGFQKQNIVFATGKSIFDRSSRTNVGELMLKFGGGGHKAAGTCQIATDNADEVLAALISQINSDG is encoded by the coding sequence ATGTCAGAAAAGAAATTTCGTCTGGTTACTCGCAGCGATTTTGACGGTCTCGTTTGCGCGGTATTGTTGAAGCAACTTGATTTGATAGAGGATATCAAGTTTGTACACCCCAAGGATATGCAAGATGGAAAAATAGAAATCACCTCAAATGACATTGTCACCAATCTCCCATACGTTCCTCTGGCCTATATGGTTTTTGATCACCACTTATCAGAGCTACTTCGTAATAAAGAAGGCCATAAAAACCACATTATCGATCCTGACGCACCTTCTGCTGCGCGTGTTGTATGGGAGTACTATGGTGGTACTGACACATTTCCTGCCGATTGGCATGAAATGATGGAAGCGGTTGATAAGGGAGATTCCGCACAGTTCAACCGTGATGAAGTACTCGATTCAACGGGATGGAATTTACTCAATTTCTTAATGGATGCCAGAACAGGCTTAGGACGTTTTCGTGAATTCCGTATTTCTAATTACAGCTTGATGATGGATTTAATTGATTATTGTAAAAACCATACCATTGAAGAAATTCTGCAACTGCCTGATGTCAAAGAGCGGATCGAATTGTATCGCGAGCACGAGAACAAATTTAAAGATCAAATTCTGCGCTGCGGTACAGTTTACGATAACTTGGTGGTACTGGATCTTACCGGGGAAGAGGTTATTTTTGCAGGCAATCGCTTTATTATTTATGCCTTGTTTCCTCAGTGTAATATTTCCATTCATAAGCTCTGGGGCTTTCAAAAGCAGAATATTGTCTTCGCTACGGGGAAATCAATTTTTGACCGTAGTTCTCGGACCAATGTTGGCGAACTGATGTTGAAATTTGGCGGAGGAGGTCACAAAGCAGCAGGAACCTGCCAAATAGCAACAGATAATGCAGATGAAGTGCTTGCGGCGCTAATTTCACAAATTAATTCTGATGGTTAA
- a CDS encoding GGDEF domain-containing protein, whose amino-acid sequence MTDDDFKKSTANLKKAVPLMMKNHVAATPANYALWYTYVDNVIPKLNKEMDAVIEDYGLCPPATSKQLYLNHIASRSETDISDLRANLEILLGEVSSSMNDTLTDTCQFSEMIDKSFTSLERVEDEGMSIDEVMAVVRQLVSESRDIRHSTRFLNNQLTTASDEISRLKEQLAEVQKDALFDSLSSLYNRRAFDDDLFTLCAAERKVSLILLDIDHFKSYNDNYGHLFGDAVIKGIAKRLQLSCREGATAYRYGGEEFAIIVPNKSLRIARQFADSLRRTIEKLSIKDRRTGQQVGNITASFGVSELQPGDSANDLVDRADKLLYEAKELGRNRVMPL is encoded by the coding sequence ATGACAGACGACGACTTTAAAAAATCGACAGCTAACCTAAAGAAAGCCGTCCCACTAATGATGAAAAACCACGTAGCAGCCACGCCCGCAAACTACGCGCTTTGGTATACCTACGTGGACAACGTCATTCCTAAACTAAATAAAGAGATGGACGCCGTTATCGAAGATTACGGTCTTTGCCCTCCTGCGACCTCCAAGCAACTCTACCTTAACCACATCGCTAGCCGCTCAGAAACTGACATCAGCGATCTTAGAGCAAACTTAGAAATCCTACTCGGCGAAGTTTCAAGCTCTATGAATGATACCCTCACGGATACATGCCAATTTTCTGAAATGATCGATAAGAGTTTCACCAGCTTAGAGCGGGTTGAAGACGAAGGGATGTCGATCGACGAAGTCATGGCGGTGGTTCGCCAGCTTGTCTCAGAGTCACGCGATATTCGACACTCAACTCGTTTTCTCAACAATCAACTGACGACGGCAAGTGATGAGATATCACGCCTAAAAGAGCAATTAGCAGAAGTCCAAAAAGATGCCTTATTCGACAGCTTGTCTAGCTTATATAATCGAAGAGCTTTTGATGACGACTTATTCACCCTCTGCGCAGCAGAGCGAAAGGTCAGCCTGATTCTTCTCGATATAGACCATTTCAAGTCATATAACGACAATTATGGTCACTTATTTGGCGACGCGGTGATCAAGGGAATAGCGAAGCGGTTACAGCTTAGCTGTCGCGAAGGCGCCACTGCTTATCGTTATGGCGGTGAGGAGTTCGCTATCATTGTTCCAAATAAATCCCTGCGTATTGCACGCCAGTTTGCAGACTCTCTTCGTCGAACCATTGAGAAGCTATCGATAAAAGATCGCAGAACCGGACAACAGGTCGGCAACATTACGGCCAGTTTTGGCGTTTCTGAGCTCCAACCGGGAGACTCTGCCAACGACCTAGTGGATAGAGCAGATAAACTCCTCTACGAAGCCAAAGAGCTTGGACGAAACCGTGTTATGCCACTATAA
- a CDS encoding DMT family transporter: MNILLAMIPAFFWGSTYAVTKFTLPDWPPILLGALRALPAGLLLLMLKPTLPKKSELKILFVLGAVNIALFFSLIFVMAMTLPSAVSGVGMVSVPVFAMLFHWLYSKQTPNLIQGVSGLALIALAYTLFNPASMTLSVFGLIAMLAAIMCIIVGSTITKSLGSKLHWWKVLTWQLIFGGAILACVSTVQAFISPEQYINTWHSFNQLNALGLGWVILLNTALGYGLYVWLLQRMSVVDFTFGGIANPIAGIVFGLVLLNESYSSHQYALMLAMILMSLTPQLIAVIKMRKTTTA, translated from the coding sequence ATGAATATACTTTTAGCCATGATCCCCGCTTTCTTTTGGGGTAGCACATACGCTGTTACGAAGTTCACACTTCCAGACTGGCCTCCTATACTACTTGGCGCGTTGCGCGCACTTCCTGCTGGCTTGTTATTACTCATGTTAAAGCCGACGCTACCAAAAAAATCGGAACTCAAGATCTTGTTTGTCCTTGGGGCCGTAAACATTGCGCTATTTTTCAGTTTGATATTTGTTATGGCCATGACTCTGCCTTCTGCCGTCTCAGGTGTTGGTATGGTTTCTGTACCCGTATTTGCGATGCTATTTCACTGGTTATACAGCAAGCAAACACCAAATCTGATCCAAGGGGTGAGCGGCCTAGCGCTTATCGCTCTTGCTTATACATTATTTAATCCAGCATCCATGACATTAAGTGTGTTTGGATTGATCGCTATGCTTGCAGCAATCATGTGCATTATCGTGGGGAGCACAATCACTAAATCTTTAGGAAGCAAGTTGCATTGGTGGAAGGTTTTAACATGGCAATTGATCTTTGGTGGAGCAATACTCGCCTGCGTTAGCACAGTGCAAGCCTTTATTTCACCAGAACAGTACATCAATACATGGCACAGTTTTAACCAATTGAATGCACTTGGCCTTGGGTGGGTCATTCTTCTTAACACAGCATTAGGTTATGGCTTGTACGTATGGTTATTACAACGAATGTCTGTGGTCGATTTTACATTTGGCGGTATTGCTAATCCAATCGCCGGAATTGTGTTTGGTCTGGTGTTATTAAACGAGTCATACAGCAGCCACCAATATGCGTTAATGCTGGCCATGATTTTGATGTCTTTAACACCTCAGCTTATTGCGGTCATCAAAATGCGCAAAACTACGACGGCTTAA
- a CDS encoding MarR family winged helix-turn-helix transcriptional regulator, with protein sequence MDAIKKVTNQWALEKPELETEPMAIMGRMMRLAKHLEGEVSELHRQYDLKMGEFDVLATLRRSGEPYALTPSELLSSLMLTSGAMTNRLDKLEAKGLIARQHNQEDRRSVTVALTEKGFTLIDSLICKHVAKQQELVRSLNGAQRTELNKLLKYWLAQFEG encoded by the coding sequence ATGGATGCGATAAAAAAAGTGACAAATCAGTGGGCATTAGAAAAGCCTGAGTTAGAGACTGAACCCATGGCAATCATGGGCAGGATGATGCGGTTAGCAAAGCATCTTGAAGGAGAGGTTTCAGAGCTTCATCGTCAATATGACCTTAAAATGGGGGAATTTGATGTATTAGCAACATTAAGGAGAAGTGGTGAACCTTATGCGCTGACGCCTTCTGAATTATTGTCTTCTTTAATGCTTACATCAGGAGCGATGACTAATCGACTCGACAAGTTAGAAGCTAAGGGTTTGATCGCAAGACAACATAACCAAGAAGACCGCAGAAGCGTCACTGTTGCTCTAACTGAAAAGGGCTTTACATTAATCGATTCTTTAATTTGTAAACATGTGGCTAAGCAACAAGAATTGGTCAGAAGTTTGAATGGAGCTCAGCGAACGGAACTCAACAAGCTGTTAAAATATTGGTTAGCTCAATTTGAAGGATAA
- a CDS encoding MmcQ/YjbR family DNA-binding protein — MDIAQLESHLNTYTAAEGSYPFGPEALVFKVKDKMFAILAEREGRQYVTVKGLPEDNEIMASQFADITPGYHTNKRHWITIYFGGDVEDSLVYELCERSYKLVVSKLKKADRCELGL, encoded by the coding sequence ATGGATATAGCCCAACTAGAGTCACATCTAAATACCTATACAGCTGCTGAAGGAAGCTATCCATTTGGTCCAGAAGCGCTGGTCTTTAAAGTAAAAGATAAGATGTTTGCCATATTGGCGGAAAGAGAAGGGCGGCAATACGTCACGGTTAAAGGCCTGCCAGAAGACAATGAAATCATGGCTTCTCAGTTTGCTGATATCACTCCTGGGTACCATACCAATAAACGACACTGGATCACGATTTATTTTGGTGGTGACGTTGAAGATAGCCTTGTTTATGAATTGTGTGAGCGATCTTATAAGCTAGTAGTCAGTAAACTCAAAAAAGCGGACCGTTGTGAACTTGGCCTGTAG
- the pyrC gene encoding dihydroorotase, whose product MTQLTITRPDDWHVHLRDGDVLTDTVRDISRYNGRALIMPNTVPPVTTTEMALAYRERIMAEKPSAQFEPLMALYLTDNTSPDEIRKAKASGKVVAAKLYPAGATTNSDSGVTSAKNIYHVLEAMQEVGMLLLVHGEVTTHDVDIFDREKAFLDNVLAPIVNDFPNLKIVLEHITTADAAEFVKNANENVAATITAHHLMYNRNHMLVGGIKPHFYCLPILKRNTHQKALVEAATSGSKKFFLGTDSAPHAKGMKEAACGCAGSYTAHAALELYAEVFEQEGKLELLEAFASHNGPDFYGVPRNSDTVTLTKETWSVPETMPFGQDIVVPIRAGETISWTVS is encoded by the coding sequence ATGACACAACTTACGATTACTCGTCCTGACGACTGGCACGTTCACCTACGCGATGGCGATGTACTGACAGACACTGTTCGCGACATCAGCCGATATAATGGCCGCGCGCTTATCATGCCAAACACCGTCCCACCTGTTACCACCACTGAAATGGCCCTTGCCTACCGCGAACGTATTATGGCCGAGAAGCCGTCTGCTCAGTTTGAACCTTTAATGGCGCTTTACCTGACCGATAACACATCTCCAGATGAAATTCGCAAAGCAAAAGCTTCCGGGAAAGTAGTGGCTGCGAAACTCTACCCAGCGGGTGCAACAACGAACTCTGATTCAGGTGTGACCTCCGCGAAAAACATCTATCACGTATTAGAAGCAATGCAGGAAGTCGGAATGCTTCTGCTGGTTCATGGTGAAGTGACCACACACGATGTTGATATCTTTGACCGTGAGAAAGCTTTCTTAGATAACGTACTTGCCCCTATCGTAAACGATTTTCCTAATCTTAAAATCGTACTTGAACACATCACCACAGCCGACGCTGCAGAATTCGTAAAGAATGCAAATGAGAATGTAGCGGCAACCATTACGGCTCACCACCTGATGTACAACCGTAACCACATGCTCGTGGGCGGGATCAAACCTCATTTTTACTGCTTACCAATTTTGAAGCGCAACACGCATCAAAAAGCTCTAGTTGAAGCAGCCACAAGTGGAAGCAAAAAATTCTTCTTAGGAACAGATTCAGCACCACACGCAAAAGGAATGAAAGAAGCAGCATGTGGGTGCGCGGGATCATATACTGCTCATGCGGCACTAGAGCTCTATGCAGAAGTATTTGAGCAAGAGGGTAAGCTTGAGCTCCTAGAAGCGTTTGCTAGCCATAATGGACCTGATTTTTATGGCGTACCAAGAAACTCAGACACTGTAACATTGACCAAAGAGACTTGGTCAGTTCCTGAAACCATGCCTTTTGGTCAAGATATCGTTGTTCCAATCCGAGCTGGTGAAACTATCAGCTGGACAGTCAGCTGA
- a CDS encoding YqaE/Pmp3 family membrane protein, with protein sequence MNKLIMIILCVLLPPLAVFIDKGLGKDFIINLVLTLFFFVPGMIHALWLTLNK encoded by the coding sequence ATGAATAAACTAATCATGATCATTCTATGTGTGCTTCTTCCACCTTTAGCAGTGTTCATCGACAAAGGTCTTGGTAAAGACTTCATCATCAACTTAGTTTTAACACTGTTCTTCTTTGTTCCAGGTATGATCCACGCACTGTGGCTAACGCTTAACAAGTAG